CAAGAAGACTTTAGCGACCCCAACCAAACACCTTTTGATATTCTGGCATCTACGGAAGAACAAGAACGCTTGCAGGGCATTAAAAAAGTCATTTGGCAACGATTCCAGCAACTAGACAGCAGAACCCAAACCTGCTTGCAGCTGTGGTTGGGATTGGGATTCAACCAAAGCGATTTCTTAACCTTTCTTAACCTTAAAAAACAATATCAGGTAGCCCGTCACTTTCAACGCTTCCAGAAAGAGCTGTTGAAAGCCGTATTTGAGTACCTGAGCCAACAGCAACCCGACGGTTTCTCGCCATCGCTCGGTGGGGAAGTCGATTATGTCTTGAAAGAATGTCTGATGTATATTAAAGAATTTTTAACACAGACTTGTACCGATTACTTTGGCGATCTACTTGTAGATATTGTAACCAAACGCATGAGCATCGCCCAACGCCGCGATTTGCTAGCCAGTTTGAGCGAGGCCAATCCCCCGCCTCAATTTTTGGACAACTTGCCATCAGCCACAGATTCGCCATCAGGGATGCAACCGAGCTCACCAGAAGGAGAGGATTTGGAGGACAATTCCGCCAAACAGCCATCACCAGCATTGGTTCGGGTGCAGCAAGAACTGTACGCAGCCTTTTGGGAGGAGGTAGAAACCAACTTACAGGTAGATTTGGGTCAATTTCCCTCCTCACCGAAAAGCGTTGCGACTTTTATTGAAAAATGGCTCCGGGATAACCATGCCGTTTTATATCAAACATAAGGATGGGCAATGATGAAACTAAGTTTTAACGATTGGGTCATGTTGTATCCGCATCAGGTATTCCTCCAAATTACGCCAAGCGATCGCGATCGAGCCTGGCAACAAACCCAGCATGTAGCTTATTCTTATGCAGCAGCCCGGTGGCGGGCTTATAGAAACTGCCTGTGCGTGCATCTGGTACGTGAATATTTCGCAGGGGACGAAACCGCCGAAAAGCCGCAATTGGCATGTTCATTGGAGGAATACCTGCGTCTGTGGGAACTCATCGACGGCTTTACCGTGGTGCTGGAGAAAACCCGACTGACGATTGTACCGGAGGAGGGCGACTACGTTTGCCAATTGCGGGTACAGCGAGAATGGGTAGATATTGCCGGCTGGCGCAGCGATTACTACCTCGGGGTGCAAGCGAACCTTACGGACAACTGGATTCGCATTTGGGGATATACCACCTACCAACACCTGCGGCAGGCTGGTACTTACCACCCCACCGACGAATCCTATTCCCTAGAAGCCAGCGACCTTGTAGAAGACCTAACGGCTCTGTGGCTATCCCGGGAAATTGTCCCTCAAGGGCAGCTCACCAACAAAGTGGTGCCCCTGATTTCCCCTGCCAAAGCCCAAGAACTGTTGCAAGTATTGGGAAAACCCTCCTGGTACTCCCCCCGACTGGATTTGCCCTTTCGCGAATGGGCCGCCTTGCTGGCCAATCCCCACTGGCGTCGGGAACTGTGCGATCGCCGCTGTCAGGAAAAAACCAAAACCGTATCGGATACAATTAACTTGTTGGATTGGTTTGG
This window of the Geitlerinema sp. PCC 9228 genome carries:
- a CDS encoding DUF1822 family protein, yielding MMKLSFNDWVMLYPHQVFLQITPSDRDRAWQQTQHVAYSYAAARWRAYRNCLCVHLVREYFAGDETAEKPQLACSLEEYLRLWELIDGFTVVLEKTRLTIVPEEGDYVCQLRVQREWVDIAGWRSDYYLGVQANLTDNWIRIWGYTTYQHLRQAGTYHPTDESYSLEASDLVEDLTALWLSREIVPQGQLTNKVVPLISPAKAQELLQVLGKPSWYSPRLDLPFREWAALLANPHWRRELCDRRCQEKTKTVSDTINLLDWFGQQFQAGWQSLDRFLDRQPRQLAFRKRQIPTSDTRQIAVEGIKAIDLGMQLGHQSVALLLGVVQSQGDRRVSVRVQLHPANGDKWLPSNIRLALLSESGNVLQELTSRGYDNFMQLKRFTCPYGKSFKIEVSLKDFRIAEEFAIAPRQ